The Megasphaera stantonii genome includes a window with the following:
- a CDS encoding PhoH family protein: protein MEKRFIFSDLSEAKAVLGMKDEFLKTIQKEFPDCRIASRGDEVIIVGGEPGVSQVETVLRTLRYLYRENTYMTTQHVRYSSSLIKQGKEDLLQSIYGDTVSISARGRLIKPKTAGQKQYVDSIRKNLVTFGIGPAGTGKTYLAVALASYYLKNREVERIILTRPAVEAGEKLGFLPGDLQEKIDPYLRPLYDALADMFGYDQFQKMVTRNIIEVAPLAYMRGRTLEESFIILDEAQNTTKEQMKMFLTRMGNHSRVVVNGDVTQIDLVDRKMSGLIEAQKVLQNVRGLGMVYFTDEDVVRHDMVGRIIRAYEDFYKKE from the coding sequence ATGGAAAAACGATTTATCTTTTCGGACTTGTCCGAGGCCAAAGCCGTGCTGGGCATGAAGGACGAATTTTTAAAGACCATACAGAAGGAATTTCCTGACTGCCGCATTGCCTCCCGCGGCGACGAAGTGATTATCGTCGGCGGCGAGCCCGGCGTCAGCCAGGTGGAGACGGTGCTGCGCACGCTGCGGTACCTGTACCGGGAAAATACGTACATGACGACGCAGCACGTGCGCTACTCGTCGTCGCTGATCAAGCAGGGAAAGGAAGACCTGCTCCAGTCTATTTACGGCGACACGGTCAGCATTTCGGCCCGGGGACGGCTCATCAAGCCCAAGACGGCGGGACAGAAGCAGTACGTCGATTCCATACGGAAAAATCTCGTGACCTTCGGCATCGGCCCGGCCGGCACGGGCAAGACCTACCTGGCCGTAGCCTTGGCGTCGTATTATTTGAAGAACCGCGAAGTAGAGCGGATTATCCTGACCCGCCCGGCCGTAGAAGCCGGCGAAAAGCTGGGCTTTCTGCCCGGTGATTTGCAGGAGAAGATCGACCCGTACCTGCGGCCCCTTTACGACGCTTTGGCGGATATGTTCGGCTACGACCAGTTTCAGAAGATGGTGACCCGCAATATCATCGAGGTAGCGCCGCTGGCCTACATGCGCGGCCGGACGCTGGAGGAATCGTTTATCATTCTCGACGAAGCGCAGAATACGACGAAAGAGCAGATGAAGATGTTCCTGACCCGTATGGGCAATCATTCCCGCGTCGTCGTCAACGGCGACGTCACGCAGATAGACTTAGTAGACCGCAAGATGTCCGGCCTCATCGAAGCCCAGAAGGTCCTGCAGAACGTCCGCGGACTGGGCATGGTGTACTTTACCGACGAAGACGTCGTCCGTCACGACATGGTCGGGCGGATCATACGGGCATATGAAGATTTCTATAAAAAAGAATAG
- the ybeY gene encoding rRNA maturation RNase YbeY has protein sequence MNININYEDPSFQNDTYEQVIEQVCQEAALVYGLGPNAEISVLLCHNEYIHELNKQYRQIDRPTDVLSFALNEGEDDGYDGPDAALLGDIVISLEKVQEQAEEYGHSFERELAYLTIHGMLHILGYDHMEPDDKAEMRKEEEFILHRLGYVRQGEEL, from the coding sequence ATGAATATCAACATCAACTACGAAGACCCGTCGTTCCAGAACGACACGTACGAACAGGTAATCGAGCAGGTATGCCAGGAAGCGGCACTCGTGTACGGCTTGGGGCCGAATGCGGAAATCAGCGTCCTCTTGTGCCACAACGAATACATCCACGAGCTGAATAAGCAGTACCGCCAGATTGACCGTCCTACAGACGTCCTGTCCTTTGCCCTGAACGAAGGGGAAGACGACGGCTACGACGGCCCCGACGCGGCCCTTTTGGGCGACATCGTCATTTCCCTGGAAAAGGTGCAGGAGCAGGCCGAAGAATACGGCCATTCCTTTGAACGGGAGCTGGCCTATTTGACGATTCACGGCATGCTGCACATCCTCGGCTACGACCACATGGAGCCTGACGACAAGGCGGAAATGCGCAAGGAAGAGGAATTTATCCTCCACCGCCTGGGTTACGTCCGTCAGGGAGAAGAATTATAA
- a CDS encoding cytidine deaminase, with amino-acid sequence MDGESVRLLIEAAKKARERAYAPYSRFYVGAAALGEDGVIYAGCNVENSSYGLSCCAERNAIFRGVAAGCRKFEAVAIVGSADDTMPCGACRQVMAEFGVSYVVATRADGAYRVLALEDLLPFAFTLQEETE; translated from the coding sequence ATGGACGGGGAAAGCGTCCGCCTGCTCATCGAAGCGGCGAAAAAGGCCAGGGAAAGGGCTTATGCGCCGTACTCCCGGTTTTACGTCGGCGCGGCGGCTCTGGGAGAAGACGGCGTTATATATGCGGGCTGCAACGTGGAGAACAGCTCTTACGGCTTGTCGTGCTGCGCCGAGCGGAACGCCATATTCCGCGGCGTCGCCGCCGGCTGCCGGAAGTTTGAGGCCGTTGCCATTGTCGGCAGCGCCGACGATACGATGCCCTGCGGCGCGTGCCGGCAGGTCATGGCTGAATTCGGCGTGTCTTATGTCGTCGCGACCCGCGCCGACGGTGCTTACCGGGTGCTGGCTCTTGAGGATTTGCTGCCCTTTGCTTTCACACTACAGGAAGAAACAGAATAA
- the era gene encoding GTPase Era, with protein sequence MEEKTTFKSGFVAVVGRPNVGKSTLINRIIKQKVSIVSDKAQTTRNRILCIHTDEDCQIVFLDTPGIHKPKHKLGQFMDEAAYQSLKDIDAVLFLISGNEKKGPGDMFVLDKVKDAGVPVFLIINKVDLMSKEEIFQKITEYNALYPFEQIIPISALNGDNVDAVLDELKKILQEGPKYFPDDMITDQPERLLVAEIVREKLFRCTRDEVPHAIAAYVEEMKPRGRNKVYIRLTIYVERDSQKRIVIGKNGSVLKEVGEQARREIENLLGSSVFLDIWVKVKHDWRNKASALSELGYKNE encoded by the coding sequence ATGGAAGAAAAAACTACGTTTAAATCGGGATTCGTCGCCGTCGTAGGCCGCCCGAACGTCGGCAAGTCGACGCTCATCAACCGCATCATCAAGCAGAAAGTATCGATCGTGTCCGATAAGGCCCAGACGACGCGCAACCGCATTTTATGCATTCACACCGACGAGGACTGCCAGATTGTGTTCCTCGACACGCCGGGCATTCACAAGCCGAAGCATAAGCTGGGGCAGTTCATGGACGAAGCGGCTTATCAGTCCCTCAAGGACATCGACGCCGTGCTGTTCCTCATCTCGGGCAATGAAAAGAAGGGCCCCGGCGACATGTTCGTCCTCGACAAGGTAAAAGATGCCGGCGTTCCCGTATTCCTTATCATCAACAAGGTCGATTTGATGAGCAAGGAAGAGATTTTCCAAAAAATTACGGAATACAACGCCCTGTATCCCTTTGAACAGATTATCCCCATATCGGCGCTGAACGGCGACAACGTGGACGCTGTACTGGACGAGCTGAAAAAGATACTGCAGGAAGGGCCGAAGTATTTCCCCGACGACATGATTACAGACCAGCCTGAACGGCTTCTCGTCGCGGAAATCGTCCGGGAAAAGTTGTTCCGATGCACGCGCGACGAAGTGCCCCACGCCATCGCCGCCTACGTGGAAGAGATGAAGCCCCGCGGCAGGAACAAGGTGTACATCCGCCTGACGATTTACGTCGAACGGGATTCGCAGAAGCGCATCGTCATCGGCAAGAACGGCTCGGTTTTGAAGGAAGTGGGCGAGCAGGCTCGCCGGGAAATCGAAAACCTGCTGGGGTCGTCCGTATT